In Aspergillus nidulans FGSC A4 chromosome II, a single window of DNA contains:
- a CDS encoding uncharacterized protein (transcript_id=CADANIAT00004729) gives MCSYHNDDRTNPCHDNRQSGYAKCMVDAIAIAFASSHFAAYILRMPQSTWSCRDFLGVDDWSSLSEVDYQRGWNQRLPGGRRRLAAAVSLPGISISSAGVTDPWSLEFREKFARSRRSTCTAATIGISI, from the exons ATGTGCAGCTACCACAATGATGACAGGACCAACCCCTGCCATGACAACCGCCAATCGGGCTACGCAAAGTGCATGGTCGACGCGATTGCAATAGCATTTGCCAGCTCCCATTTCGCGGCCTATATCCTAAGGATGCCCCAGTCCACATGGTCTTGCCGAGATTTTCTCGGAGTCGATGACTGGTCCTCACTTTCGGAAGTCGATTACCAGCGAGGTTGGAACCAGCGCCTTCCTGGTGGGCGCAGAaggttggcggcggcggt GTCCCTGCCGGGCATATCTATTTCCTCAGCCGGAGTTACAGACCCTTGGTCGCTAGAATTCAGGGAGAAGTTTGCCCGGTCAAGGAGGAGTACATGCACGGCTGCCACCATCGGTATCTCGATCTGA
- a CDS encoding uncharacterized protein (transcript_id=CADANIAT00004732) codes for MPRASAHNSQDTIKQPLLALQGVFAMTVAALSRPTFSLVDHDGRTFTDTDLHGAYSLIFFGFTNCVRVCPRALGRLSGVLADLKMVAEPVKAYYVSVDPDRDTPEVMKTFLEAYPAFIGLTGTQAQIDVARREFRVFAKAKEDETAHGGDGYIVDHFNDSVDAETVTARILKKVHASLHANDTTQDTSKPESLDILTRDQVASIRHIGNLARQLKGDWTHMMGGSDMNDGFGAFRYQLAYMFYALALSHFHRLPAAPGLFRETMERIIAKMLEADVWFYWHDASIGGGFLHTPAKEMSYDPIKTDNIMYSAYVQVMSAMYNSLFDDDRYTKPGALTMVYDAFLFGPADGYKFEWDQKSINDQVYWNMVQEGYIGVACEPWCIYQICNQVPILGFRLNDALSGETDVASEVTKGYVKAWEDAGGGIITPEGGFNTFYRSDIKRSVVVPGPSGDAWCGLMMNAWNHELVQRVYNERISGSVVAQEDGTFSVVTGGIEYSPLNRRLIGSGGLFGWIAAWAAEMGDEDTKNRLLAYADKYLNPTVVKGGLMYPRNDRVYDEQGKFVMVTPILSNAILPLTRLNVKHGLKRLYENPWAANNREHYGEPALVEVDFDVDVYRAVYLKERKRLLFDLAVFEEGRSGSVALDRVLERGEWTLRRDGCEIARGSMEGLQGADDGTVGIPVRQDGQLLRVPVIGTKVVSYELQWAD; via the exons ATGCCTCGGGCATCAGCCCACAACTCGCAGGATACTATAAAGCAG CCATTGCTGGCCTTACAGGGCGTTTTCGCAATGACAGTAGCCGCTCTATCGCGGCCGACCTTCTCCCTTGTCGACCATGACGGACGCACTTTCACAGACACAGACCTTCATGGAGCATACTCACTAATCTTTTTCGGCTTCACAAACTGCGTCCGCGTGTGCCCCCGGGCTCTGGGACGACTATCTGGCGTCCTGGCGGACCTAAAGATGGTTGCTGAGCCGGTCAAGGCGTACTACGTCTCTGTCGACCCCGATCGTGACACGCCAGAAGTCATGAAAACTTTCCTTGAAGCGTACCCGGCCTTCATTGGTCTAACAGGGACGCAGGCCCAGATCGATGTTGCTCGCAGGGAGTTTCGTGTCTTTGCTAAAGCGAAGGAAGACGAAACTGCGCATGGCGG GGACGGCTATATCGTAGACCATTTCAATGACTCCGTTGACGCGGAGACCGTCACCGCTCGTATTTTAAAGAAAGTACATGCATCATTGCACGCCAACGACACTACCCAGGACACTAGCAAACCCGAGAGCCTCGATATCCTAACTCGAGACCAAGTCGCATCAATTCGCCACATTGGAAACCTCGCGCGGCAACTTAAAGGCGACTGGACGCACATGATGGGCGGCTCAGACATGAACGACGGCTTTGGTGCCTTCCGCTATCAACTCGCTTACATGTTCTATGCACTCGCGCTATCGCACTTTCACCGTCTTCCCGCAGCACCAGGCCTTTTCAGAGAGACGATGGAGCGCATCATCGCCAAGATGCTGGAAGCAGACGTCTGGTTCTACTGGCACGATGCCAGCATCGGCGGGGGGTTCTTGCACACCCCGGCAAAAGAGATGAGCTATGATCCAATCAAGACGGATAATATCATGTACTCGGCGTATGTGCAAGTCATGAGCGCCATGTATAACAGTCTCTTCGATGATGATCGGTACACGAAGCCCGGCGCGCTGACGATGGTGTACGATGCTTTCCTTTTTGGGCCAGCCGATGGGTATAAGTTTGAGTGGGACCAGAAATCTATCAACGACCAGGTGTACTGGAATATGGTGCAGGAGGGGTACATTGGGGTCGCGTGTGAGCCCTGGTGTATCTACCAGATCTGCAACCAGGTTCCTATCCTGGGGTTCCGACTGAATGATGCGCTGTCCGGGGAAACCGATGTCGCCTCTGAAGTCACCAAGGGATACGTCAAAGCCTGGGAagatgctggtggaggcATCATAACGCCAGAAGGTGGTTTTAACACCTTCTACCGCAGCGACATCAAGCGCTCGGTCGTCGTCCCCGGACCCAGTGGCGACGCATGGTGCGGACTGATGATGAACGCATGGAACCACGAGCTCGTGCAGAGAGTCTACAACGAACGGATCAGCGGTTCTGTCGTTGCGCAAGAGGACGGGACATTTTCCGTTGTGACGGGGGGTATTGAGTATAGCCCGCTCAATCGGCGACTTATCGGATCCGGGGGCCTCTTTGGCTGGATTGCAGCCTGGGCTGCAGAGATGGGAGACGAGGATACGAAGAATCGTCTACTGGCGTACGCGGACAAATATCTCAACCCGACGGTTGTAAAGGGAGGGCTCATGTACCCGCGCAACGACAGGGTCTATGATGAACAAGGAAAGTTCGTGATGGTTACGCCGATCCTCTCAAATGCGATTCTCCCGCTTACACGGTTGAATGTCAAGCACGGACTCAAGAGATTGTATGAGAATCCGTGGGCGGCTAACAATAGAGAGCACTATGGAGAGCCGGCGCTGGTAGAGGTGGACTTTGACGTCGATGTTTACCGGGCCGTTTACCTtaaggaaaggaagaggttGCTGTTTGATCTTGCGGTgtttgaagaagggagaagtgGCTCTGTTGCGCTGGATAGAGTGCTTGAAAGGGGGGAGTGGACGCTGAGACGTGATGGGTGCGAGATTGCCCGTGGGTCGATGGAGGGACTGCAGGGTGCGGACGATGGTACGGTGGGCATACCGGTCAGGCAGGATGGGCAGCTCCTACGAGTGCCTGTCATCGGGACGAAAGTGGTTTCGTATGAGCTGCAATGGGCAGATTAG
- a CDS encoding uncharacterized protein (transcript_id=CADANIAT00004731), whose translation MGFTNLALTLGLLATTLSSPAHAQNPTGTLYTDKATNITFSTWSIPASQSSESQASPLTFGLTLPSKALETDATDLIGYLHCSSPTGWCGISLGGSMTDALLLVAFVDSNTVKHTLRYTTEYALPAAYTGNATVSPIHSDVSEDSFTTIVHCKDCLHWEQKGSSGRASTSSGQMDLAYALSSEKLVGAAGCADEARFVRHSQQGTWIAFLDEGAVAESYRDWVGLTREGNNGC comes from the exons ATGGGCTTCACCAACCTCGCGCTGACCCTCGGCCTCCTGGCCACCACCC TCTCCTCCCCAGCACACGCTCAGAATCCCACCGGAACCCTCTACACTGACAAGGCCACAAATatcaccttctccacctgGTCTATCCCGGCCTCGCAGTCATCCGAGTCGCAGGCCAGCCCCTTAACATTCGGCCTCACCCTCCCCTCAAAGGCTCTCGAAACGGACGCGACTGACTTAATCGGATATCTCCACTGCTCATCCCCTACCGGCTGGTGCGGAATCTCCCTCGGCGGCTCAATGACAGACGCCCTGCTACTCGTCGCCTTCGTCGACAGCAACACCGTCAAACACACTCTCCGCTACACAACCGAGTACGCCCTCCCAGCTGCGTATACTGGGAATGCAACTGTATCGCCGATCCACTCTGACGTGAGCGAGGATTCATTCACGACGATCGTCCACTGCAAGGACTGTCTACACTGGGAACAGAAGGGGAGTTCTGGGCGCGCGAGCACGAGTTCCGGGCAGATGGACCTTGCGTATGCTCTTTCCTCTGAGAAGCTCGTAGGTGCGGCCGGGTGCGCGGATGAGGCGAGGTTTGTGCGGCATAGCCAGCAGGGAACTTGGATTGCGTTTTTGGATGAGGGGGCTGTTGCGGAGAGTTATAGAGACTGGGTTGGTTTGACCAGGGAGGGAAACAATGGATGCTAG
- the gliT gene encoding thioredoxin reductase gliT (transcript_id=CADANIAT00004728): protein MASARIYDVLIIGAGPAGLSTALGLARQTYSAIVFNSNQYRNAFADRMHNILTWDHKPPSDFRAAARDNIESRYSTIHFMNATITSAAAKEDGTFEVVDEQENKYQGRKLALATGVTDVLPDIKGFSELWGKNIFHCLFCHGFEERGAESAGVLGGGFITEPAMILHMARMVSPLAKKVTVYCDGNEELAAQLQKEFKGKPLEIESRKITALEKQGESVTVRFDSGQSQQEGFLVSAPRVRINGPFHEQLGLNVDPMGFIKTNAPFNETNVPGCFAVGDCGSLMKSVPQALATGSFAAAGLVAQLGAEGEL from the exons ATGGCCTCAGCAAGAATCTACGACGTCCTCATCATTGGCGCCGGACCAGCAGGTCTCTCGACGGCCCTCGGGCTTGCCCGTCAGACGTATTCCGCGATTGTCTTTAACTCCAATCAATATCGTAACGCCTTTGCTGATCGGATGCACAACATCCTGACCTGGGACCACAAACCCCCCAGCGATTTTCGTGCCGCTGCCCGAGACAACATCGAGTCTCGATATAGCACCATCCATTTCATGAACGCAACAATCACATCGGCCGCGGCGAAAGAAGACGGGACGTTTGAGGTGgtggatgagcaggagaataAATACCAGGGAAGGAAGCTCGCCCTTGCCACGGGCGTCACCGACGTCTTGCCGGATATCAAGGGGTTCAGCGAGTTGTGGGGGAAGAACATATTCCACTGTCTATTCTGCCATGGATTTGAAGAGCGCGGTGCCGAGTCTGCTGGGGTTCTGGGAGGCGGCTTCATCACCGAGCCTGCCATGATACTTCATATGGCACGGATGGTATCGCCTCTTGCCAAAAAGGTCACTGTCTACTGTGACGGAAATGAAGAGCTTGCtgcgcagctgcagaaagaGTTCAAGGGCAAGCCATTGGAGATCGAATCGAGAAAGATCACTGCTTTAGAGAAGCAAGGCGAGAGCGTCACTGTGCGGTTCGACAGCGGTCAGAGTCAGCAGGAGGGCTTTCTG GTTTCTGCCCCTCGCGTCCGGATCAACGGCCCGTTTCACGAACAGCTGGGCCTGAATGTCGACCCGATGGGATTTATCAAGACAAACGCGCCATTCAACGAGACAAATGTGCCAGGCTGTTTCGCTGTTGGCGATTGCGGATCGCTGATGAAGTCGGTGCCTCAAGCACTCGCGACAGGCTCCTTTGCGGCAGCAGGTTTAGTTGCGCAGCTCGGTGCCGAAGGCGAGCTGTGA
- a CDS encoding uncharacterized protein (transcript_id=CADANIAT00004730), whose amino-acid sequence MKRIRLLPLACQQPLGPISPLRSGLGLVADGLRIKSTQATSCFLTGRLCRRSNQHSAAEIVYRCGDGVLSDILHREDCLIYDTAKPYKYIWLTGCNETDDYMVIGGCDHKVGQETAQRLEELTRWVRERFSAAGEVDYAWRGQVMEPVDYMAFIGKNQGKGRTLVADEIEGCENPWATLYHPRRTHSIRKSITGMFEHDLQVNAQYKRWVQSDIRGIADIVPGEGGVLHQHGKPVAVYRDQDGNQHKLSAICPHMKGVVCWNGAEKSWDCPVQSVRATEAANSIDQDIV is encoded by the exons atgaagagaataagacTTTTGCCTCTGGCTTGTCAACAGCCTCTAGGACCAATCTCCCCACTTCGTAGCGGGTTAGGGCTAGTGGCCGATGGATTGCGGATTAAGTCCACTCAAGCGACATCATGTTTTCTAACCGGAAGACTATGTCGTCGAAGCAATCAACATTCCGCCGCAGAAATTGTCTATCGTTGCGGAGATGGGGTACTATCGGACATACTGCATCGCGAGGATTGTCTGATCTATGACACCGCCAAGCCGTACAAGTATATCTGGCTGACGGGATGTAATGAAACCGACGATTACATGGTCATTGGGGGGTGTGACCATAAAGTCGGGCAAGAAACAGCTCAACGACTTGAAGAGTTGACACGGTGGGTTCGAGAGCGCTTCTCGGCCGCTGGAGAAGTCGACTACGCCTGGAGAGGGCAGGTCATGGAGCCGGTCGATTACATGGCCTTCATTGGTAAGAACCAGGGGAAAGGCCGAAC GCTCGTGGCAGACGAGATTGAGGGATGCGAAAACCCGTGGGCAACGCTCTACCATCCCAGACGGACACACAGCATCCGCAAGTCGATTACGGGGATGTTTGAGCATGATCTGCAGGTGAATGCCCAGTACAAGCGGTGGGTGCAGAGTGATATAAGGGGTATCGCGGATATTGTCCCGGGCGAAGGGGGAGTGCTGCACCAACATGGGAAGCCGGTTGCTGTTTACAGAGACCAAGACGGGAACCAGCACAAGCTTAGCGCAATCTGCCCGCACATGAAGGGAGTAGTGTGCTGGAATGGGGCCGAGAAGAGCTGGGACTGCCCGGTACAGTCTGTTAGAGCAACGGAAGCTGCCAACAGTATAGACCAGGATATCGTGTAG